The following coding sequences lie in one Sinorhizobium fredii USDA 257 genomic window:
- the xdhC gene encoding xanthine dehydrogenase accessory protein XdhC, producing the protein MTSREDIRHFLSGDAACILVEVSGAAGSTPRDTDAWMLVSKDRTFATIGGGQLEYMAIDHARQLLKGAATDDRLTIPLGPEIGQCCGGRVALAFKAVDPETRAALIARRDTEIAHRPHVYVFGAGHVGGALAMALSLAPVRTVLVDTREPELSAVDVPGIETCLTAMPEAVVRDAPPGSAFVILTHDHALDFLIAAEALGRGDSCYVGMIGSKTKRATFKNWLSRDIERPELFGRLVCPIGGTAVKDKRPAVIAALAAAEILTAALTQQPRGAAANERKSVKPKADSPLPRW; encoded by the coding sequence ATGACGAGCAGAGAGGACATTCGGCATTTCCTGAGCGGCGATGCGGCCTGCATCCTCGTCGAGGTGTCGGGAGCGGCCGGCTCGACGCCGCGCGACACGGATGCCTGGATGCTCGTCTCCAAGGATCGCACCTTCGCCACGATCGGCGGCGGTCAGCTGGAATACATGGCGATCGATCATGCCCGGCAACTGCTCAAAGGAGCAGCCACCGATGACCGGCTGACGATCCCGCTCGGACCGGAGATCGGCCAGTGCTGCGGCGGGCGGGTCGCGCTTGCGTTCAAGGCTGTTGATCCAGAAACCCGAGCCGCATTGATCGCGCGCCGCGACACCGAAATCGCGCACCGTCCGCATGTCTATGTCTTCGGGGCCGGCCATGTCGGCGGTGCGCTCGCCATGGCGCTGTCGCTCGCGCCGGTCAGGACCGTGCTTGTCGACACCCGCGAGCCGGAGCTTTCGGCTGTCGACGTGCCCGGTATCGAAACCTGCCTCACGGCGATGCCCGAGGCGGTCGTGCGCGACGCCCCGCCGGGAAGCGCCTTCGTCATTCTCACGCACGATCATGCTTTGGATTTCCTGATCGCCGCGGAAGCGCTTGGCCGCGGGGATTCCTGCTATGTCGGCATGATCGGTTCAAAGACGAAGCGCGCCACCTTCAAGAATTGGCTGTCGCGCGACATCGAACGGCCGGAGCTTTTTGGAAGGCTCGTCTGCCCCATCGGCGGCACTGCGGTGAAAGACAAGCGGCCTGCGGTCATCGCGGCCCTGGCCGCCGCCGAGATTCTTACGGCGGCGCTCACGCAGCAGCCAAGGGGCGCGGCGGCCAACGAGCGGAAATCGGTGAAGCCAAAAGCCGATTCGCCACTACCCCGGTGGTGA
- a CDS encoding mechanosensitive ion channel family protein — translation MERRDKEQENLSRLERAAQQTADPRTMQQKAKKPKEKFRFRLRKQDVWWTVGFAAAALLLFGIQVLINWRLEWLDAPLRVRVLNYVKGGLLIFTMLTVANVVEIFLIGRIPNRVSRFNLKRIFRLVVVVAIIFVVISVLFVNWYAAVVSLGLVSLILGFALQMPISSFIAWIYILARAPYRVGDRIRIGDAHGDVVDVSYLDTTLWEFGGEHLWTDHPSGRIIKFPNSTVFDTPVFNYSWPLFPYVWNEIKFQLAYESDLEFVAVTMREVVEEQIGDIMSQKVKVYKDILSKTPVDELEVKEHPVVHFRVSENTWLEAIVRYLVPPKEAGRTKTRLIKEMLARMNAKPDRVLFPKSNLR, via the coding sequence ATGGAGCGACGTGACAAGGAACAGGAGAATCTTTCCCGGCTCGAACGGGCCGCGCAGCAGACCGCTGATCCAAGGACTATGCAGCAGAAGGCGAAAAAGCCCAAGGAAAAGTTTCGCTTCCGCCTTCGCAAGCAAGACGTCTGGTGGACGGTTGGCTTCGCTGCCGCTGCCTTGCTGCTTTTTGGCATCCAAGTCCTGATCAATTGGCGCTTAGAATGGCTTGACGCGCCTTTGCGCGTTCGCGTGCTGAATTATGTCAAGGGCGGCCTTCTCATTTTCACTATGCTGACCGTGGCGAATGTCGTCGAAATTTTTCTCATTGGCCGAATTCCCAATCGTGTTTCGCGTTTCAACCTGAAACGCATTTTTCGATTGGTCGTTGTCGTCGCCATCATCTTCGTGGTCATTTCAGTGTTATTTGTGAACTGGTACGCTGCGGTTGTTTCGCTCGGCCTCGTTTCATTGATTCTCGGCTTTGCGTTGCAAATGCCGATCTCCAGTTTCATCGCGTGGATTTATATTCTCGCCAGGGCGCCTTATCGCGTTGGTGACCGCATTCGCATCGGCGATGCCCATGGCGATGTTGTTGATGTCAGCTATCTCGACACGACGTTATGGGAATTCGGCGGCGAACATCTTTGGACCGATCATCCGAGCGGACGCATCATCAAGTTTCCCAACTCCACCGTGTTCGACACACCGGTCTTCAACTATTCCTGGCCGCTGTTTCCCTATGTCTGGAACGAAATCAAGTTCCAGCTCGCCTATGAAAGCGATCTGGAATTCGTAGCGGTAACCATGAGAGAGGTCGTGGAAGAGCAGATCGGCGACATCATGAGCCAGAAGGTGAAGGTCTATAAGGACATCCTATCGAAAACGCCGGTCGACGAGCTCGAAGTGAAGGAGCATCCCGTGGTTCATTTTCGCGTCAGTGAGAACACCTGGCTTGAGGCCATCGTGCGGTACCTCGTGCCACCGAAGGAAGCGGGGCGCACCAAAACACGCTTGATCAAGGAAATGCTGGCGCGGATGAATGCAAAACCCGATCGCGTGCTGTTTCCGAAGAGCAATTTGAGGTGA
- a CDS encoding LysR family transcriptional regulator, producing MSYLDNVRVFVRVVELGTLSAAGRDQRVTPAVASNRIKELERHMGVRLFNRTTRKLTPTEHGRVFYDGAVKILEAVNEAESAIADLSHNPKGAVRITAPLGMGRRLIASGVPEFHDRYPDIEVRLRLSDRNVDILSEGVDVAFRLGILEDSNLRMRGIMNCDRVICGSPTYFEKRGLPNTPDELITERHDCLLLRYPGSKEYYWTLQTPEGVRKFDVGGPYDSDDGDVLTEWALDGRGIINKPLFEVKQYINEGTLVPILGDTPPLDAQLAAIYPHKRFQDPKVRLIIDFMAERCQRLIGKMLAEPVAPRVQETVT from the coding sequence ATAATGTGCGCGTCTTCGTGCGCGTCGTGGAACTTGGAACGCTGTCGGCCGCGGGCCGCGATCAGCGCGTCACGCCGGCTGTTGCCAGCAACAGAATCAAGGAGTTGGAGCGGCATATGGGGGTGCGCCTGTTCAACCGCACCACCCGCAAACTGACGCCAACGGAGCATGGCCGCGTCTTCTATGACGGTGCCGTCAAGATCCTCGAGGCGGTCAACGAGGCGGAAAGCGCCATCGCCGATCTGTCGCACAATCCTAAGGGCGCGGTGCGGATTACCGCGCCGCTTGGCATGGGTCGGAGGTTGATTGCGTCTGGCGTGCCCGAGTTCCACGACCGGTATCCGGACATCGAGGTCCGTCTCCGTCTTTCCGACCGCAATGTCGATATCCTGAGCGAAGGCGTCGATGTCGCCTTCCGGCTTGGTATCCTCGAGGATTCGAACTTGCGCATGCGCGGCATCATGAACTGCGATCGGGTGATCTGCGGCTCGCCGACCTATTTCGAAAAACGCGGCCTTCCCAATACGCCGGACGAGCTCATTACCGAGCGCCACGACTGTCTGCTGCTGCGCTATCCCGGCTCGAAGGAATATTACTGGACGCTGCAGACACCGGAGGGTGTGCGCAAGTTTGACGTGGGCGGTCCCTATGATTCCGACGACGGCGACGTGCTGACCGAATGGGCGCTCGACGGCCGGGGCATCATCAACAAGCCGCTTTTCGAGGTGAAGCAATATATCAACGAGGGTACACTCGTGCCGATCCTCGGCGACACGCCACCGCTCGACGCGCAGCTCGCGGCAATCTATCCGCACAAGCGTTTCCAGGATCCCAAGGTGCGCCTGATCATCGACTTCATGGCCGAGCGCTGCCAGCGGCTGATCGGCAAGATGCTGGCGGAGCCCGTGGCGCCGCGGGTGCAGGAGACTGTAACGTAG